The sequence below is a genomic window from Pseudorasbora parva isolate DD20220531a chromosome 4, ASM2467924v1, whole genome shotgun sequence.
aacactggAAGTGTCAACTTCAGTGACAAATATCTCAGGAACGGTAgtgaatatcaaaaatccgttcagtcatttctgtgcggctcagtccgaagatcatctgagccaaatttggacaaaattggacataatttgtaggaggagtagcgaaaaaactgtttttcacttgtttcaatatggcggacagtaacatgtttggaaaatgacaaatgatatatcgtcggaatctgcataagccagggaacaaaatgaaataaattatatcaaatttggacaaagcgttcaaaagttataaatgttttagcaaaaattcctatatctcgggaacactaggtggcgctattctgaaacttctcaggtacgttcgggacatgctgacggtcacgcataccaaattttgtgcagatatatcaaatatttcaaaagatatagcaatttatgacaaaattcaaaatggcggtcacgtggttcattcgATCCTAACATATCAGGTATCCACAGATTCGGCATGACGCGGGGAATCCATAGATACCAAttatatgattttctgacaaagcgttcagaagttatgggcaaaaatagccttttttcatatcttatgacccctaggtggcgctgttccaaACGTTGGCATGTACCCTCAGaacatgggtctgatgaagcgtaccaattttcgtttcgattgatcaaagtttggccgagatacagcctcagaaccaaatTTGGGTCGAGCTTGTTAAGTTCATGACATCATAACTATTGAACAGAGATGAATAtcaaaattctgttcagtcatttcagtgcggctcagtccaaagattctctctgccaagtttcgacaaaattggacaaaatttgaaggaggagtagcaaaaaaacagaatactgtacttttcaaaatggctgttactgtaaggggcggagccttaatgtaagatattgAAAATGATGAGGGTGAGGAGAGGAATCAGATGTACTAAGTTTTATTTCTCTAttccaaagggttcaaaagttataacagtttaaatgttgaattttttggactggtggtggcgctatggagttggtcttagagactccaaatttggtatatgcattattgataaagatatctacaagtgtgccaaatttcatcattttcctacttacggttcatagggctgccataggaacccagtgggaagaaaaagaataataataataataaagtatactaacaattccaataggggctacagccccttcgggggcttggcccctaataaagtATACTAACAATTACAAGAGGGGCTACAGCCCCTTcgggggcttggcccctaataatgacttctatagtgatggccgatgtCAAAACATCGCTTCgtaaagcttcgaaccgttatgaatacATGGAGGGTGGTATGAAtacagcgtatcgattcatgattcagatctcGTGttaaaccgccaaactgctgaaatcacgtgacttagGCAAACCGAAccgctgattcattaagctcccGGGCTTCAGAAAGAAGTgttttaatgtgattttttgcacacaaaaactattctcgtcgcttcataaaatgattgtagagccgctgtagtgagatgggctttgtaacgacgtctttagtgccttttatggtcttgagagaggaaaggacattggtgtcaatgatatctacaaaaatatcttcgtgttccgaagatgaatggaggtcttacgggtgtcaaacggcattaaggtaagtaattaatgacagaatttaaatttttgggtgaactaaccctttaagggttaaccaaaccattgacttccatcgTATGGATCAAAACAgagacatttctcaaaataatttGTCATTACTTAGGTGGATTATCCATTTAAAAGTTATGTTTACATCTAGCAACCCCAGTTTTGCCCCTTTAGAAACGAATGTTCCGCACAATAAACATGTACAACAGAAGACATGAATTATTACAGGATGAATGTACTTTAGGAAAGGAAAAGTGCTCCCTTCATTTCACACTCCCTCTTTTTCTCAGGCTCTTCTGACTAGTCATGGCTGACTGGAGTCTGCTGGGGAACTTTCTCGAAGAAGTCCAGGAACATTCCACCTCGGTGGGAAAGGTGTGGCTCACCATTCTTTTCATCTTCCGGATCCTGGTCCTGGGCACTGCTGCCGAGTCCTCGTGGGGCGACGAGCAGGAAGACTTCACCTGCGACACGGAGCAGCCCGGTTGCGAGAACGTTTGTTACGACCGAGCATTTCCCATCGCTCATATACGCTACTGGGTGCTCCAGATTGTGTTCGTGTCCACACCTTCGCTCATCTATATGGGACATGCAATGCACACCGTCCGCAGAGAGGAGAAGAGGAGGAAAGAGCAGGAAGACGGAGCGCAGAGAGACGGAGATGGAGAGAAGTACCCAGAAGACAAGGACTGCGGGAAGGAGGACGAAGGTGGAGGTGGGAAGGTTCGATTGAAGGGTGCTTTACTACAAACGTATGTACTTAGCATCCTCATCCGCACTGTAATGGAGGTGATCTTCATTATAGTCCAGTACCTGATCTATGGAGTCTTCCTCAACACGCTCTATGTGTGCAAGGCCCATCCCTGTCCGCATCCGGTCAACTGCTACATCTCAAGACCTACGGAGAAGAACGTGTTCATTGTGTTTATGCTGGCGGTAGCTGCTGTGTCTCTGTTCCTCAGTGTCGTGGAACTGTATCATTTGGCGTGGAAGCAGTGTAAGAGGTGGTTACACGATTATAAGACTTCCAAACAACGATCGAACACGCCATCTACAGTGGCTGCAGTCTCACCAACCCCATCCACGCCAAACAGAGCCTGCACTCCACCTCCCGACTTCAACCAGTGCCTGACATCGCCCCCATCTTCCCCTACTATacagacgcacacacactcgcttATACATCCAACCTGCCCGCCCTTTCACGACCGACTGGCGCACCAACAAAACTCAGCAAACATGGTTACCGAGCGCCACCGTGGTCAACACTACCAAGGGGTCAACTTCTTGAGCTTCTCACAAGCACCTACAGAGACGCCCAACTCATGCGCCTCACCTTCATTTCTAAGCAGCGAATTTGATGAGGACAAACGAAGGTTTAGCAAAAGCAGCGGGACCAGCAGCCGCATGAGACCGGACGACCTTGCAGTATAGAAATGACCAATCACATCCGGAAAAGGGTCATCTACTGCGAATAGTCATAAACATGCTACATGATTTTGCACTTGAGCTAACTTATCTACATTATTCCTGTCGAAAAGACTAAGACAGAATATCAGTTCAAATGTGATGCATAAAGAGAACCATTCAACTTTAAAAAGTTAACATGAAATCAAATGGAATTCTTCAGACATGTCCCTGGTCTTGCTGCGAACAATGCATTATAAATGCTTATCTTCGTAACATTCGTTAAGACTTCAACTCCGAAACGACTTTGTTCACCGCAATTTGACATGCATTGGAAATTGTCTTTGCCTACTCACAGAATTTTCTTTAATTTACCATAATTTCACTTTAAAGTTAACCAATAATTCACTATTGAGATGTTTTGACCAATTTTTTTCCTTGCTGGCGCATGAGATGTTATAGGTGATTTCTTGATGTTTGTGATCTACttcaggttgattgggacacttttcccCAGTCTTGTCAACGGCAAAAAGCGTCCTCAACTTGAATTcaacctatttttttttttttatctgagcAGCATGTAAATATTCCGGACTGCTGATAAGATAAGGAACATGATACATCATGGTCAAATGCAGTTTCTTAAATGGAAAATAGATGTGTGTATAGCTTACTATATGACTGACATTTTGCATTTTGAACTCTCACTGTGACTGCACAACCCATTTTGATTGCGTGAAAGACAATGGAGAGAGACAACTGTGACGTGTAATATTATTGCAAAAAGGCAACATAACTGTGAATATATGCGAGACTGTCATACCAGGCCAGCTTTGCAAAAACAATTCCATCTAATTTGACAAAATCCAACAGTGAGTGATTTAAAATAGTGAAAGTCTGGGGTGAAGAGATATTCAACTAAACCCAATTGTGCATATGCCTGAAAACATGAAAGAAAAAcgaaatttatttatttttatgttcacATTTGTTATCCTATATTTGTAAAAACAGATGTTTAATGTTATTGATGTACAAAGGAAGTAAAGAAAAATGTTGCAGAATCACAAATTGTCAGCATATGATGAATTTGCTTTAACAACCATGgatatttctttttaaatgtaatgggGGTATTGTATTGGGGAGCCTACAGTTGCGGTGGGGGAATAAaccgttttttttattattattattatttagaccAGCGCCATGAGTCATGCGAGACTGTGAGGGATCGACTTACCGTGTTTTAATCG
It includes:
- the gja5b gene encoding gap junction protein, alpha 5b; this translates as MADWSLLGNFLEEVQEHSTSVGKVWLTILFIFRILVLGTAAESSWGDEQEDFTCDTEQPGCENVCYDRAFPIAHIRYWVLQIVFVSTPSLIYMGHAMHTVRREEKRRKEQEDGAQRDGDGEKYPEDKDCGKEDEGGGGKVRLKGALLQTYVLSILIRTVMEVIFIIVQYLIYGVFLNTLYVCKAHPCPHPVNCYISRPTEKNVFIVFMLAVAAVSLFLSVVELYHLAWKQCKRWLHDYKTSKQRSNTPSTVAAVSPTPSTPNRACTPPPDFNQCLTSPPSSPTIQTHTHSLIHPTCPPFHDRLAHQQNSANMVTERHRGQHYQGVNFLSFSQAPTETPNSCASPSFLSSEFDEDKRRFSKSSGTSSRMRPDDLAV